A genomic stretch from Aerococcaceae bacterium zg-1292 includes:
- a CDS encoding iron-containing alcohol dehydrogenase, with product MENFNFYAPTYFAFGKDKELEVGQLVKRFGGTKVLIHYGGGSVVRSGLLDRVTQALTDENIAYLTLGGAMPNPRSGLVYEGIELCKREAIDFVLAVGGGSAIDSAKAIAAGAVYDGDFWDFYEGKPVTHALPIGTILTISAAGSEGSPDSVITKEEGMFKRGASGEAFRPVFSILNPALTLTLPAYQTACGITDMMAHLYERYLTNTKNVEVTDRMIEGLLLALITEGKKAIDNPDDYESRANLMWAGMMAHNNSCGVGRSQDWASHDIEHELSAEYDCAHGAGLAVVMPAVFTYNLSHNVMRFAQIAVRVWGCQMDFEHPERTAKAGIEAFRQFLISIGMPKNFDELGGKVADIEKMAHNACYGNGRGGYVGGFVPLAEADVAAIYRMML from the coding sequence ATGGAAAATTTTAATTTTTATGCCCCAACCTATTTTGCTTTCGGTAAGGATAAAGAACTAGAGGTTGGTCAATTGGTAAAACGCTTCGGTGGCACTAAAGTACTTATCCATTACGGTGGCGGTTCAGTGGTGCGCTCTGGATTATTAGACCGTGTGACCCAAGCATTGACCGATGAAAACATTGCCTATCTAACATTAGGTGGTGCGATGCCGAACCCTCGTAGTGGACTAGTTTACGAAGGCATTGAATTATGTAAAAGAGAAGCGATTGACTTCGTACTAGCTGTTGGAGGCGGAAGCGCCATTGACTCAGCTAAAGCCATAGCAGCCGGAGCAGTGTACGACGGAGATTTTTGGGATTTTTATGAAGGAAAGCCCGTCACACACGCACTACCCATCGGTACTATTTTAACGATTTCGGCAGCAGGTAGTGAAGGCTCGCCTGACTCAGTAATTACAAAAGAAGAAGGTATGTTCAAACGCGGTGCGTCAGGAGAAGCATTTAGACCCGTCTTCTCCATACTAAACCCTGCATTAACCTTAACACTCCCTGCTTATCAAACAGCTTGCGGGATTACAGACATGATGGCGCATTTGTATGAGCGCTACTTAACCAATACGAAAAACGTTGAAGTCACTGACCGTATGATTGAAGGCTTATTGCTAGCACTGATTACTGAAGGCAAAAAAGCCATAGACAATCCCGATGATTATGAATCACGTGCTAATCTGATGTGGGCAGGTATGATGGCACATAATAATTCATGTGGTGTCGGTCGTAGCCAAGATTGGGCGAGCCATGATATTGAACATGAATTATCAGCTGAATACGACTGCGCTCATGGCGCTGGCTTGGCGGTTGTAATGCCAGCTGTCTTTACGTATAATTTATCGCATAATGTAATGCGCTTTGCACAAATTGCAGTTCGTGTATGGGGCTGCCAAATGGATTTTGAACATCCTGAACGCACAGCCAAAGCAGGTATTGAAGCCTTTCGTCAGTTTCTAATATCAATCGGTATGCCGAAAAACTTTGATGAACTCGGTGGTAAAGTCGCAGACATTGAGAAAATGGCGCATAATGCGTGTTACGGTAATGGACGCGGCGGTTATGTTGGCGGCTTTGTCCCACTTGCTGAAGCGGATGTAGCGGCGATTTATCGGATGATGTTGTAA
- the gorA gene encoding glutathione-disulfide reductase, protein MREYDLITIGGGSAGIATANRAAQYGAKVAVIEANLIGGTCVNVGCVPKKVSWYAAKINEAIHHYGPGYGFTVENPQFDFEQFLAARNGYVERSRNSYDNAFTNNGVEVIEGYATFVNQNEVEVNGEHIRAKHIVIATGGRPSAPDVKGIELTDNSDDFFAWQTLPESVLVVGAGYIAVELAGVLHALGVNTKLAVRYERPLRSFDRMLTDGLVEVMEKNGPTLLTNTTIDEYRKNGDKIDCLMNGKLVATVDKVVVAIGRKPNVEHLSLERAGVSLDERGYIQVDDQHQTTAPGIYAVGDVIGKVDLTPVAIKAGRQLSEYLFNHAETASISYDLIPTVVFSHPPIGTIGLTEEAAIEQFGEADIKVYRSKFFSMYASASGHREPCYFKLVCQGPDEVVVGLHGIGEGVDEMIQGFGVAMKMKATKADFDAVVAIHPTGSEEFVTMR, encoded by the coding sequence ATGCGTGAATATGATTTAATTACAATTGGCGGAGGGAGTGCTGGGATTGCGACAGCTAACCGAGCAGCACAATATGGCGCCAAAGTGGCGGTGATTGAAGCGAATTTAATCGGTGGAACGTGTGTGAATGTTGGCTGTGTCCCTAAAAAGGTTAGTTGGTATGCGGCTAAAATTAATGAAGCCATTCATCATTATGGACCGGGTTATGGCTTTACAGTGGAGAATCCTCAATTTGATTTTGAACAATTTTTAGCGGCACGTAATGGCTACGTGGAGCGTTCACGCAATAGTTATGATAATGCATTTACCAATAATGGTGTGGAAGTTATTGAAGGCTATGCGACATTTGTGAATCAAAACGAAGTTGAAGTCAATGGCGAGCATATCCGTGCCAAGCACATTGTGATTGCTACGGGTGGTAGACCGAGCGCTCCAGATGTCAAAGGGATTGAATTAACGGATAATTCTGATGATTTTTTTGCTTGGCAAACATTACCAGAGTCCGTACTTGTTGTTGGTGCTGGCTATATTGCGGTTGAGTTAGCAGGTGTCTTGCACGCCCTTGGTGTTAATACCAAACTAGCTGTCCGCTACGAGCGTCCATTGCGTTCATTTGACCGGATGTTAACGGATGGACTTGTCGAAGTGATGGAGAAAAATGGACCAACGTTATTAACGAATACAACTATTGATGAATACCGAAAAAATGGTGATAAAATTGACTGTTTAATGAATGGGAAATTAGTAGCAACAGTGGATAAAGTAGTGGTGGCGATTGGACGCAAACCGAATGTGGAGCACTTAAGCCTAGAACGTGCGGGGGTGTCCTTAGACGAGCGTGGCTATATTCAAGTCGATGACCAACACCAAACGACTGCGCCAGGGATTTATGCGGTTGGTGATGTGATTGGCAAAGTGGATTTGACACCAGTAGCGATAAAAGCGGGACGTCAGTTATCGGAATATTTATTTAATCATGCCGAGACTGCAAGTATTTCCTATGATTTAATCCCTACAGTTGTCTTTAGCCATCCACCGATTGGTACGATTGGTTTGACAGAAGAAGCGGCGATAGAGCAGTTTGGGGAAGCAGATATTAAAGTGTACCGTAGTAAGTTTTTCTCAATGTATGCCTCAGCGAGTGGGCATCGTGAGCCGTGTTATTTTAAATTAGTCTGTCAAGGTCCGGATGAAGTAGTTGTAGGGCTTCATGGTATTGGAGAGGGCGTTGATGAGATGATTCAAGGGTTTGGTGTCGCGATGAAAATGAAAGCAACCAAAGCGGATTTTGATGCGGTTGTCGCGATTCATCCAACAGGTAGTGAAGAGTTTGTGACAATGCGCTAG
- a CDS encoding MATE family efflux transporter, with product MKQTKQNLMLEGPITKTILTISAPLMLNNLIRTLYNLTDGLYVAQLSSDDFAATAFVWPLNFLFISLGMGIGVGATTLIAQNLGAKRDYKAHQYAQNALNLSLLIGLIFSTIGYFASPLFVHWMGGTGEFAAKSIAYLKINFIGLFFDFGYFAYQAILNADGQTKMITAISTISSLLNVLLDPFLIFKTVPLLHIAGLDMGITGAAWATVISKIVLLLLAAFVVKSRSRIPQLKFSLHFDWPSIQSLSKIALPSAFGYGGAAMGFTVLNGLIQSYGTDTLAAFSMGNRLSDLMTQPQMGIGMALTSLIGQNVGAKQFDRAKAIFTKTLYIVLLISVVSSVTIFLFKNPLLSIFITDNSNHNLWIQASEYLYFSAFIIFFMGLFSGFSGFFQGVGKTNYSMYMAIGRLWFLRLPFIWIFSHFTSLGSTGIWLAMLLSNGLTVLFAYIAYRRYHWEEII from the coding sequence ATGAAACAAACAAAACAAAATTTAATGTTAGAAGGGCCGATAACTAAAACAATCCTAACAATTTCGGCGCCTTTAATGCTTAATAACTTAATTCGAACACTTTACAACTTAACGGATGGGCTCTATGTAGCACAGCTATCTTCCGACGATTTTGCAGCTACTGCCTTTGTCTGGCCATTAAACTTCCTCTTTATCTCACTTGGGATGGGAATCGGTGTGGGTGCAACGACATTGATTGCTCAAAATTTAGGCGCTAAAAGAGATTACAAGGCGCATCAATATGCACAAAATGCATTAAATCTATCCTTACTGATTGGTTTAATTTTTTCAACAATCGGTTACTTCGCCTCGCCACTATTTGTCCATTGGATGGGCGGTACCGGAGAATTTGCAGCGAAAAGTATTGCCTACTTGAAAATCAACTTTATTGGTTTATTTTTCGACTTTGGTTATTTTGCCTATCAAGCCATCTTAAATGCTGATGGGCAAACAAAAATGATTACAGCAATCAGTACGATTTCATCATTACTCAATGTCTTACTCGACCCATTTCTCATCTTTAAGACCGTTCCTCTACTCCATATCGCTGGATTAGACATGGGGATTACAGGTGCCGCATGGGCGACTGTCATCTCGAAAATCGTCTTACTGCTCTTAGCCGCTTTTGTGGTCAAATCACGCTCACGCATTCCTCAATTGAAGTTCAGTCTTCACTTTGATTGGCCAAGCATCCAGTCACTGAGTAAAATTGCGCTACCGAGTGCTTTTGGTTACGGTGGTGCCGCCATGGGTTTCACCGTTTTAAATGGATTGATTCAATCCTACGGCACGGATACATTAGCCGCCTTTTCAATGGGTAACCGCCTATCGGATTTAATGACACAGCCTCAAATGGGTATCGGGATGGCGTTAACTTCGTTAATTGGACAAAATGTTGGCGCAAAACAATTTGACCGCGCCAAAGCCATCTTTACTAAAACATTATACATTGTCTTACTGATATCCGTTGTCTCATCGGTGACAATCTTCTTATTTAAAAATCCACTACTGTCGATTTTTATTACAGATAACAGTAACCACAACCTCTGGATACAAGCGAGCGAATATTTATATTTTTCAGCCTTTATTATTTTCTTTATGGGATTATTTTCAGGCTTTAGCGGCTTTTTCCAAGGTGTGGGCAAAACAAATTATTCGATGTACATGGCGATTGGGCGTCTATGGTTCTTACGCTTGCCATTCATCTGGATTTTTAGCCATTTTACTTCATTAGGTTCTACCGGTATCTGGCTAGCTATGTTATTATCCAATGGATTAACCGTTCTCTTCGCCTATATCGCTTATCGTCGCTATCATTGGGAAGAAATTATTTAA
- a CDS encoding GlsB/YeaQ/YmgE family stress response membrane protein → MIWSLIVGGILGWLAGVILNRDIPGGIIGNIIAGFLGGWIGNQLFGPIGPVWGGFSVVSTLLGAILLIIIVSYLFKRRGR, encoded by the coding sequence ATGATTTGGTCATTAATCGTAGGTGGTATTTTAGGTTGGTTAGCTGGCGTTATTTTAAATCGTGATATTCCAGGAGGCATTATCGGAAATATTATCGCTGGTTTCTTAGGCGGATGGATTGGTAACCAATTATTTGGCCCAATTGGTCCAGTGTGGGGCGGATTTAGTGTCGTTTCAACATTATTAGGAGCTATATTATTAATTATTATTGTCAGCTACTTATTTAAACGCAGAGGACGCTAA
- the rpsP gene encoding 30S ribosomal protein S16, producing the protein MAVKIRLKRMGAKKKPFYRIVVADSRSPRDGRIIEQIGIYNPLTEPATLDVKEELALKWLGNGAQPSDTVRSLLSKAGIMKKFHESK; encoded by the coding sequence ATGGCAGTAAAAATCCGTTTAAAACGTATGGGTGCTAAGAAAAAACCTTTCTACAGAATCGTTGTTGCAGACTCTCGTTCTCCACGTGATGGTCGTATTATCGAACAAATCGGTATCTACAACCCATTAACAGAACCAGCAACTTTAGATGTAAAAGAAGAATTAGCTTTAAAATGGTTAGGCAATGGTGCTCAACCTTCTGACACAGTTCGTAGCTTATTATCTAAAGCTGGAATCATGAAAAAATTCCACGAATCAAAATAA